One window from the genome of Pungitius pungitius chromosome 14, fPunPun2.1, whole genome shotgun sequence encodes:
- the letm1 gene encoding mitochondrial proton/calcium exchanger protein isoform X4, giving the protein MALILFTRSRAPLMKTSRSLNNEFKKGKGKVQDGACFNCTALRLSSQTRLGSLAQVSSLGPSVPSADGCVGPSQSLDIQRLYCGFALASSSVYPAATTGTHWTMARPRHLPCVRWIHTSGSRWDDSKVEKSLRSLKDKKKKLEEGGPVYSPTLDAAPVKRTLRQWVVDEVKHYYHGFRLLWIDTTIAGRMLWRVLNGHPLSRRERRQFLRTCADVFRLLPFLVFIIVPFMEFLLPVALKLFPNMLPSTFETQSKKEERLKTELRVKLEMAKFLQDTIEEIALRNKAAQGNVTEEFSTFFQKIRDSGERPSNEQIIRFSKLFEDELTLDNLTRPQLVALCRLLELQSIGTNNFLRFQLIMKLRTIRADDKLIAEEGVESMSVNEVQTACRARGMRSLGVTEERLREQLIQWLELHLNQQIPTSLLLLSRAMFLPDTLSPADQLKTTLQTLPEIVTKEAQMMVAEMELSKVDNKAKVETTLREEAAIRQDNKDRAMERLADAAEKAAKEGELEFEAEQVKADVAAHSETLKDTAPVIEGIKGEEITKDEIDLLSDACSKLKEQKKLLTLEKEELEELKDDVQEYNEDLEEIKMELSKTGQEKALEESKASQRLSKRVNRMIGRIDKIIGELEKDKVILDGQMDGGSTPPVGENLISIAELIGVMRQIQNIPEHKLQSIAEALDDNKDGKIDIDDVIKVVELIDKEDIDISTTQVADIMVMLQKEEKLIEKEKAKEKAEKEEKEQAATRNR; this is encoded by the exons ATGGCGTTAATCCTGTTTACGAGGTCCCGAGCACCTTTAATGAAAACCTCCAGGTCCCTAAATAACGAGTTCAAGAAAGGCAAAG gGAAAGTACAAGATGGAGCCTGTTTCAACTGCACAGCTCTGCGCCTCTCCAGTCAAAC ACGACTTGGCAGCTTGGCCCAGGTGTCGTCCCTGGGCCCCTCCGTCCCCTCAGCAGATGGATGCGTGGGCCCCTCCCAGAGCCTGGACATACAGCGCCTCTACTGTGGTTTCGCCCTGGCCTCTTCTTCGGTGTACCCCGCGGCCACCACGGGGACCCACTGGACCATGGCCCGCCCGCGGCACCTACCCTGTGTCAGGTGGATACACACCTCCGGGAGCAGGTGGGACGACTCCAAGGTGGAGAAGTCACTGCGGTCGTtaaaggacaagaagaagaagctggaggaaGGCGGGCCGGTGTACAGCCCCACGCTGGACGCGGCCCCCGTGAAAAGGACACTGCGCCAGTGGGTGGTAGACGAGGTCAAGCACTACTACCACGGCTTCAGGCTGCTGTGGATCGACACCACCATCGCCGGGCGGATGCTTTGGAGGGTGTTGAACGGACACCCGCTGTCCCGCCGCGAGAGGAGACAG TTCCTCCGGACGTGCGCCGACGTCTTCCGGCTGCTGCCCTTCCTGGTGTTCATCATCGTCCCCTTCATGGAGTTCCTGCTTCCCGTAGCGCTGAAGCTTTTCCCCAACATGCTGCCGTCCACCTTCGAGACGCAGTCCAAGAAG GAGGAGAGGTTGAAAACGGAGCTGAGGGTCAAACTGGAGATGGCCAAGTTCTTGCAGGACACCATCGAGGAGATCGCTCTGCGGAACAAGGCGGCCCAGGGCAACGTGACGGAGGAGTTCTCCACCTTCTTCCAGAAG ATCCGGGACTCTGGGGAACGTCCCAGCAATGAGCAGATCATCAGATTCTCCAAACTGTTCGAGGACGAGCTGACTCTGGACAACCTGACCCGGCCCCAGCTGGTGGCTCTCTGCCGCCTCCTGGAGCTCCAGTCCATCGGGACCAACAACTTCCTCCGCTTCCAGCTCATCATGAAGCTCCGGACCATCCGCGCGGACGACAAG CTGATAGCGGAGGAAGGCGTGGAGAGCATGAGCGTGAACGAGGTGCAGACGGCGTGTCGCGCCAGAGGCATGAGGTCACTCGGAGTCACAGAAGAACGGCTGAGGGAGCAGCTCATCCAG TGGCTGGAGCTCCATCTGAACCAGCAGATCCCcacctccctgctgctgctgtctcgAGCCATGTTCCTCCCCGACACCCTTTCCCCCGCCGACCAGCTGAAGACCACGCTGCAGACGCTGCCCGAGATAGTG ACAAAGGAGGCCCAGATGATGGTGGCGGAGATGGAGCTCTCCAAAGTGGACAATAAGGCCAAGGTGGAGACCACGCTGCGGGAGGAGGCGGCCATACGCCAGGACAACAAGGACCGGGCGATGGAGAGGTTGGCGGACGCCGCGGAGAAGGCCGCCAAG gagggCGAGTTGGAGTTTGAggcggagcaggtcaaagcggACGTCGCTGCTCACTCGGAGACGCTGAAGGACACGGCGCCGGTCATCGAAGGCATCAAG GGTGAGGAGATCACCAAAGATGAGATTGACCTGTTGAGCGACGCGTGCTCAAAGctgaaggagcagaagaagctgctgaccctggagaaggaggagctggaggagctgaaggacgACGTCCAGGAATACAACGAG GATCTGGAGGAGATAAAGATGGAGCTCTCCAAGACCGGCCAAGAAAAGGCGCTGGAGGAGTCGAAGGCCAGCCAGCGCCTGTCAAAGAGGGTCAACCGCATGATCGGTCGCATCGACAAGATCATCGGGGAACTGGAGAAGGACAAGGTCATCCTGGACGGACAGATGGACGGCGGGTCCACGCCGCCCGTCGG GGAGAACCTGATCAGCATCGCGGAGCTCATCGGCGTCATGCGGCAGATCCAGAACATCCCGGAGCACAAGCTGCAGAGCATCGCCGAGGCGCTGGACGACAACAAGGACGGCAAGATCGACATCGACGACGTCATCAAG GTGGTGGAACTGATCGACAAGGAGGACATCGACATCTCCACCACGCAGGTGGCCGACATCATGGTGatgctgcagaaggaggagaagctgatCGAGAAGGAGAAGGCCAAAGAGAaggcggagaaggaggagaaggagcaggcaGCCACGCGCAACCGCTAA
- the letm1 gene encoding mitochondrial proton/calcium exchanger protein isoform X3, with protein MALILFTRSRAPLMKTSRSLNNEFKKGKGKVQDGACFNCTALRLSSQTRLGSLAQVSSLGPSVPSADGCVGPSQSLDIQRLYCGFALASSSVYPAATTGTHWTMARPRHLPCVRWIHTSGSRWDDSKVEKSLRSLKDKKKKLEEGGPVYSPTLDAAPVKRTLRQWVVDEVKHYYHGFRLLWIDTTIAGRMLWRVLNGHPLSRRERRQFLRTCADVFRLLPFLVFIIVPFMEFLLPVALKLFPNMLPSTFETQSKKEERLKTELRVKLEMAKFLQDTIEEIALRNKAAQGNVTEEFSTFFQKIRDSGERPSNEQIIRFSKLFEDELTLDNLTRPQLVALCRLLELQSIGTNNFLRFQLIMKLRTIRADDKLIAEEGVESMSVNEVQTACRARGMRSLGVTEERLREQLIQWLELHLNQQIPTSLLLLSRAMFLPDTLSPADQLKTTLQTLPEIVTKEAQMMVAEMELSKVDNKAKVETTLREEAAIRQDNKDRAMERLADAAEKAAKEGELEFEAEQVKADVAAHSETLKDTAPVIEGIKGEEITKDEIDLLSDACSKLKEQKKLLTLEKEELEELKDDVQEYNEDLEEIKMELSKTGQEKALEESKASQRLSKRVNRMIGRIDKIIGELEKDKVILDGQMDGGSTPPVGLFYTFRENLISIAELIGVMRQIQNIPEHKLQSIAEALDDNKDGKIDIDDVIKVVELIDKEDIDISTTQVADIMVMLQKEEKLIEKEKAKEKAEKEEKEQAATRNR; from the exons ATGGCGTTAATCCTGTTTACGAGGTCCCGAGCACCTTTAATGAAAACCTCCAGGTCCCTAAATAACGAGTTCAAGAAAGGCAAAG gGAAAGTACAAGATGGAGCCTGTTTCAACTGCACAGCTCTGCGCCTCTCCAGTCAAAC ACGACTTGGCAGCTTGGCCCAGGTGTCGTCCCTGGGCCCCTCCGTCCCCTCAGCAGATGGATGCGTGGGCCCCTCCCAGAGCCTGGACATACAGCGCCTCTACTGTGGTTTCGCCCTGGCCTCTTCTTCGGTGTACCCCGCGGCCACCACGGGGACCCACTGGACCATGGCCCGCCCGCGGCACCTACCCTGTGTCAGGTGGATACACACCTCCGGGAGCAGGTGGGACGACTCCAAGGTGGAGAAGTCACTGCGGTCGTtaaaggacaagaagaagaagctggaggaaGGCGGGCCGGTGTACAGCCCCACGCTGGACGCGGCCCCCGTGAAAAGGACACTGCGCCAGTGGGTGGTAGACGAGGTCAAGCACTACTACCACGGCTTCAGGCTGCTGTGGATCGACACCACCATCGCCGGGCGGATGCTTTGGAGGGTGTTGAACGGACACCCGCTGTCCCGCCGCGAGAGGAGACAG TTCCTCCGGACGTGCGCCGACGTCTTCCGGCTGCTGCCCTTCCTGGTGTTCATCATCGTCCCCTTCATGGAGTTCCTGCTTCCCGTAGCGCTGAAGCTTTTCCCCAACATGCTGCCGTCCACCTTCGAGACGCAGTCCAAGAAG GAGGAGAGGTTGAAAACGGAGCTGAGGGTCAAACTGGAGATGGCCAAGTTCTTGCAGGACACCATCGAGGAGATCGCTCTGCGGAACAAGGCGGCCCAGGGCAACGTGACGGAGGAGTTCTCCACCTTCTTCCAGAAG ATCCGGGACTCTGGGGAACGTCCCAGCAATGAGCAGATCATCAGATTCTCCAAACTGTTCGAGGACGAGCTGACTCTGGACAACCTGACCCGGCCCCAGCTGGTGGCTCTCTGCCGCCTCCTGGAGCTCCAGTCCATCGGGACCAACAACTTCCTCCGCTTCCAGCTCATCATGAAGCTCCGGACCATCCGCGCGGACGACAAG CTGATAGCGGAGGAAGGCGTGGAGAGCATGAGCGTGAACGAGGTGCAGACGGCGTGTCGCGCCAGAGGCATGAGGTCACTCGGAGTCACAGAAGAACGGCTGAGGGAGCAGCTCATCCAG TGGCTGGAGCTCCATCTGAACCAGCAGATCCCcacctccctgctgctgctgtctcgAGCCATGTTCCTCCCCGACACCCTTTCCCCCGCCGACCAGCTGAAGACCACGCTGCAGACGCTGCCCGAGATAGTG ACAAAGGAGGCCCAGATGATGGTGGCGGAGATGGAGCTCTCCAAAGTGGACAATAAGGCCAAGGTGGAGACCACGCTGCGGGAGGAGGCGGCCATACGCCAGGACAACAAGGACCGGGCGATGGAGAGGTTGGCGGACGCCGCGGAGAAGGCCGCCAAG gagggCGAGTTGGAGTTTGAggcggagcaggtcaaagcggACGTCGCTGCTCACTCGGAGACGCTGAAGGACACGGCGCCGGTCATCGAAGGCATCAAG GGTGAGGAGATCACCAAAGATGAGATTGACCTGTTGAGCGACGCGTGCTCAAAGctgaaggagcagaagaagctgctgaccctggagaaggaggagctggaggagctgaaggacgACGTCCAGGAATACAACGAG GATCTGGAGGAGATAAAGATGGAGCTCTCCAAGACCGGCCAAGAAAAGGCGCTGGAGGAGTCGAAGGCCAGCCAGCGCCTGTCAAAGAGGGTCAACCGCATGATCGGTCGCATCGACAAGATCATCGGGGAACTGGAGAAGGACAAGGTCATCCTGGACGGACAGATGGACGGCGGGTCCACGCCGCCCGTCGG TCTGTTCTACACCTTCAGGGAGAACCTGATCAGCATCGCGGAGCTCATCGGCGTCATGCGGCAGATCCAGAACATCCCGGAGCACAAGCTGCAGAGCATCGCCGAGGCGCTGGACGACAACAAGGACGGCAAGATCGACATCGACGACGTCATCAAG GTGGTGGAACTGATCGACAAGGAGGACATCGACATCTCCACCACGCAGGTGGCCGACATCATGGTGatgctgcagaaggaggagaagctgatCGAGAAGGAGAAGGCCAAAGAGAaggcggagaaggaggagaaggagcaggcaGCCACGCGCAACCGCTAA
- the letm1 gene encoding mitochondrial proton/calcium exchanger protein isoform X2 yields MALILFTRSRAPLMKTSRSLNNEFKKGKGKVQDGACFNCTALRLSSQTRLGSLAQVSSLGPSVPSADGCVGPSQSLDIQRLYCGFALASSSVYPAATTGTHWTMARPRHLPCVRWIHTSGSRWDDSKVEKSLRSLKDKKKKLEEGGPVYSPTLDAAPVKRTLRQWVVDEVKHYYHGFRLLWIDTTIAGRMLWRVLNGHPLSRRERRQFLRTCADVFRLLPFLVFIIVPFMEFLLPVALKLFPNMLPSTFETQSKKEERLKTELRVKLEMAKFLQDTIEEIALRNKAAQGNVTEEFSTFFQKIRDSGERPSNEQIIRFSKLFEDELTLDNLTRPQLVALCRLLELQSIGTNNFLRFQLIMKLRTIRADDKLIAEEGVESMSVNEVQTACRARGMRSLGVTEERLREQLIQWLELHLNQQIPTSLLLLSRAMFLPDTLSPADQLKTTLQTLPEIVTKEAQMMVAEMELSKVDNKAKVETTLREEAAIRQDNKDRAMERLADAAEKAAKEGELEFEAEQVKADVAAHSETLKDTAPVIEGIKGEEITKDEIDLLSDACSKLKEQKKLLTLEKEELEELKDDVQEYNEDLEEIKMELSKTGQEKALEESKASQRLSKRVNRMIGRIDKIIGELEKDKVILDGQMDGGSTPPVGLFFTKQSDAKRENLISIAELIGVMRQIQNIPEHKLQSIAEALDDNKDGKIDIDDVIKVVELIDKEDIDISTTQVADIMVMLQKEEKLIEKEKAKEKAEKEEKEQAATRNR; encoded by the exons ATGGCGTTAATCCTGTTTACGAGGTCCCGAGCACCTTTAATGAAAACCTCCAGGTCCCTAAATAACGAGTTCAAGAAAGGCAAAG gGAAAGTACAAGATGGAGCCTGTTTCAACTGCACAGCTCTGCGCCTCTCCAGTCAAAC ACGACTTGGCAGCTTGGCCCAGGTGTCGTCCCTGGGCCCCTCCGTCCCCTCAGCAGATGGATGCGTGGGCCCCTCCCAGAGCCTGGACATACAGCGCCTCTACTGTGGTTTCGCCCTGGCCTCTTCTTCGGTGTACCCCGCGGCCACCACGGGGACCCACTGGACCATGGCCCGCCCGCGGCACCTACCCTGTGTCAGGTGGATACACACCTCCGGGAGCAGGTGGGACGACTCCAAGGTGGAGAAGTCACTGCGGTCGTtaaaggacaagaagaagaagctggaggaaGGCGGGCCGGTGTACAGCCCCACGCTGGACGCGGCCCCCGTGAAAAGGACACTGCGCCAGTGGGTGGTAGACGAGGTCAAGCACTACTACCACGGCTTCAGGCTGCTGTGGATCGACACCACCATCGCCGGGCGGATGCTTTGGAGGGTGTTGAACGGACACCCGCTGTCCCGCCGCGAGAGGAGACAG TTCCTCCGGACGTGCGCCGACGTCTTCCGGCTGCTGCCCTTCCTGGTGTTCATCATCGTCCCCTTCATGGAGTTCCTGCTTCCCGTAGCGCTGAAGCTTTTCCCCAACATGCTGCCGTCCACCTTCGAGACGCAGTCCAAGAAG GAGGAGAGGTTGAAAACGGAGCTGAGGGTCAAACTGGAGATGGCCAAGTTCTTGCAGGACACCATCGAGGAGATCGCTCTGCGGAACAAGGCGGCCCAGGGCAACGTGACGGAGGAGTTCTCCACCTTCTTCCAGAAG ATCCGGGACTCTGGGGAACGTCCCAGCAATGAGCAGATCATCAGATTCTCCAAACTGTTCGAGGACGAGCTGACTCTGGACAACCTGACCCGGCCCCAGCTGGTGGCTCTCTGCCGCCTCCTGGAGCTCCAGTCCATCGGGACCAACAACTTCCTCCGCTTCCAGCTCATCATGAAGCTCCGGACCATCCGCGCGGACGACAAG CTGATAGCGGAGGAAGGCGTGGAGAGCATGAGCGTGAACGAGGTGCAGACGGCGTGTCGCGCCAGAGGCATGAGGTCACTCGGAGTCACAGAAGAACGGCTGAGGGAGCAGCTCATCCAG TGGCTGGAGCTCCATCTGAACCAGCAGATCCCcacctccctgctgctgctgtctcgAGCCATGTTCCTCCCCGACACCCTTTCCCCCGCCGACCAGCTGAAGACCACGCTGCAGACGCTGCCCGAGATAGTG ACAAAGGAGGCCCAGATGATGGTGGCGGAGATGGAGCTCTCCAAAGTGGACAATAAGGCCAAGGTGGAGACCACGCTGCGGGAGGAGGCGGCCATACGCCAGGACAACAAGGACCGGGCGATGGAGAGGTTGGCGGACGCCGCGGAGAAGGCCGCCAAG gagggCGAGTTGGAGTTTGAggcggagcaggtcaaagcggACGTCGCTGCTCACTCGGAGACGCTGAAGGACACGGCGCCGGTCATCGAAGGCATCAAG GGTGAGGAGATCACCAAAGATGAGATTGACCTGTTGAGCGACGCGTGCTCAAAGctgaaggagcagaagaagctgctgaccctggagaaggaggagctggaggagctgaaggacgACGTCCAGGAATACAACGAG GATCTGGAGGAGATAAAGATGGAGCTCTCCAAGACCGGCCAAGAAAAGGCGCTGGAGGAGTCGAAGGCCAGCCAGCGCCTGTCAAAGAGGGTCAACCGCATGATCGGTCGCATCGACAAGATCATCGGGGAACTGGAGAAGGACAAGGTCATCCTGGACGGACAGATGGACGGCGGGTCCACGCCGCCCGTCGG ATTATTCTTTACTAAACAGAGCGATGCCAAAAG GGAGAACCTGATCAGCATCGCGGAGCTCATCGGCGTCATGCGGCAGATCCAGAACATCCCGGAGCACAAGCTGCAGAGCATCGCCGAGGCGCTGGACGACAACAAGGACGGCAAGATCGACATCGACGACGTCATCAAG GTGGTGGAACTGATCGACAAGGAGGACATCGACATCTCCACCACGCAGGTGGCCGACATCATGGTGatgctgcagaaggaggagaagctgatCGAGAAGGAGAAGGCCAAAGAGAaggcggagaaggaggagaaggagcaggcaGCCACGCGCAACCGCTAA
- the letm1 gene encoding mitochondrial proton/calcium exchanger protein isoform X1, with amino-acid sequence MALILFTRSRAPLMKTSRSLNNEFKKGKGKVQDGACFNCTALRLSSQTRLGSLAQVSSLGPSVPSADGCVGPSQSLDIQRLYCGFALASSSVYPAATTGTHWTMARPRHLPCVRWIHTSGSRWDDSKVEKSLRSLKDKKKKLEEGGPVYSPTLDAAPVKRTLRQWVVDEVKHYYHGFRLLWIDTTIAGRMLWRVLNGHPLSRRERRQFLRTCADVFRLLPFLVFIIVPFMEFLLPVALKLFPNMLPSTFETQSKKEERLKTELRVKLEMAKFLQDTIEEIALRNKAAQGNVTEEFSTFFQKIRDSGERPSNEQIIRFSKLFEDELTLDNLTRPQLVALCRLLELQSIGTNNFLRFQLIMKLRTIRADDKLIAEEGVESMSVNEVQTACRARGMRSLGVTEERLREQLIQWLELHLNQQIPTSLLLLSRAMFLPDTLSPADQLKTTLQTLPEIVTKEAQMMVAEMELSKVDNKAKVETTLREEAAIRQDNKDRAMERLADAAEKAAKEGELEFEAEQVKADVAAHSETLKDTAPVIEGIKGEEITKDEIDLLSDACSKLKEQKKLLTLEKEELEELKDDVQEYNEDLEEIKMELSKTGQEKALEESKASQRLSKRVNRMIGRIDKIIGELEKDKVILDGQMDGGSTPPVGLFFTKQSDAKSLFYTFRENLISIAELIGVMRQIQNIPEHKLQSIAEALDDNKDGKIDIDDVIKVVELIDKEDIDISTTQVADIMVMLQKEEKLIEKEKAKEKAEKEEKEQAATRNR; translated from the exons ATGGCGTTAATCCTGTTTACGAGGTCCCGAGCACCTTTAATGAAAACCTCCAGGTCCCTAAATAACGAGTTCAAGAAAGGCAAAG gGAAAGTACAAGATGGAGCCTGTTTCAACTGCACAGCTCTGCGCCTCTCCAGTCAAAC ACGACTTGGCAGCTTGGCCCAGGTGTCGTCCCTGGGCCCCTCCGTCCCCTCAGCAGATGGATGCGTGGGCCCCTCCCAGAGCCTGGACATACAGCGCCTCTACTGTGGTTTCGCCCTGGCCTCTTCTTCGGTGTACCCCGCGGCCACCACGGGGACCCACTGGACCATGGCCCGCCCGCGGCACCTACCCTGTGTCAGGTGGATACACACCTCCGGGAGCAGGTGGGACGACTCCAAGGTGGAGAAGTCACTGCGGTCGTtaaaggacaagaagaagaagctggaggaaGGCGGGCCGGTGTACAGCCCCACGCTGGACGCGGCCCCCGTGAAAAGGACACTGCGCCAGTGGGTGGTAGACGAGGTCAAGCACTACTACCACGGCTTCAGGCTGCTGTGGATCGACACCACCATCGCCGGGCGGATGCTTTGGAGGGTGTTGAACGGACACCCGCTGTCCCGCCGCGAGAGGAGACAG TTCCTCCGGACGTGCGCCGACGTCTTCCGGCTGCTGCCCTTCCTGGTGTTCATCATCGTCCCCTTCATGGAGTTCCTGCTTCCCGTAGCGCTGAAGCTTTTCCCCAACATGCTGCCGTCCACCTTCGAGACGCAGTCCAAGAAG GAGGAGAGGTTGAAAACGGAGCTGAGGGTCAAACTGGAGATGGCCAAGTTCTTGCAGGACACCATCGAGGAGATCGCTCTGCGGAACAAGGCGGCCCAGGGCAACGTGACGGAGGAGTTCTCCACCTTCTTCCAGAAG ATCCGGGACTCTGGGGAACGTCCCAGCAATGAGCAGATCATCAGATTCTCCAAACTGTTCGAGGACGAGCTGACTCTGGACAACCTGACCCGGCCCCAGCTGGTGGCTCTCTGCCGCCTCCTGGAGCTCCAGTCCATCGGGACCAACAACTTCCTCCGCTTCCAGCTCATCATGAAGCTCCGGACCATCCGCGCGGACGACAAG CTGATAGCGGAGGAAGGCGTGGAGAGCATGAGCGTGAACGAGGTGCAGACGGCGTGTCGCGCCAGAGGCATGAGGTCACTCGGAGTCACAGAAGAACGGCTGAGGGAGCAGCTCATCCAG TGGCTGGAGCTCCATCTGAACCAGCAGATCCCcacctccctgctgctgctgtctcgAGCCATGTTCCTCCCCGACACCCTTTCCCCCGCCGACCAGCTGAAGACCACGCTGCAGACGCTGCCCGAGATAGTG ACAAAGGAGGCCCAGATGATGGTGGCGGAGATGGAGCTCTCCAAAGTGGACAATAAGGCCAAGGTGGAGACCACGCTGCGGGAGGAGGCGGCCATACGCCAGGACAACAAGGACCGGGCGATGGAGAGGTTGGCGGACGCCGCGGAGAAGGCCGCCAAG gagggCGAGTTGGAGTTTGAggcggagcaggtcaaagcggACGTCGCTGCTCACTCGGAGACGCTGAAGGACACGGCGCCGGTCATCGAAGGCATCAAG GGTGAGGAGATCACCAAAGATGAGATTGACCTGTTGAGCGACGCGTGCTCAAAGctgaaggagcagaagaagctgctgaccctggagaaggaggagctggaggagctgaaggacgACGTCCAGGAATACAACGAG GATCTGGAGGAGATAAAGATGGAGCTCTCCAAGACCGGCCAAGAAAAGGCGCTGGAGGAGTCGAAGGCCAGCCAGCGCCTGTCAAAGAGGGTCAACCGCATGATCGGTCGCATCGACAAGATCATCGGGGAACTGGAGAAGGACAAGGTCATCCTGGACGGACAGATGGACGGCGGGTCCACGCCGCCCGTCGG ATTATTCTTTACTAAACAGAGCGATGCCAAAAG TCTGTTCTACACCTTCAGGGAGAACCTGATCAGCATCGCGGAGCTCATCGGCGTCATGCGGCAGATCCAGAACATCCCGGAGCACAAGCTGCAGAGCATCGCCGAGGCGCTGGACGACAACAAGGACGGCAAGATCGACATCGACGACGTCATCAAG GTGGTGGAACTGATCGACAAGGAGGACATCGACATCTCCACCACGCAGGTGGCCGACATCATGGTGatgctgcagaaggaggagaagctgatCGAGAAGGAGAAGGCCAAAGAGAaggcggagaaggaggagaaggagcaggcaGCCACGCGCAACCGCTAA